A region of the Sphingobium yanoikuyae genome:
GATCGACGGCGATTGTGTCGGCGGCGGATGCGGGCTGGCGATCGCCTGCGACCTGCGCATCGCGGCGCCGACCGCACGGCTGGGCATCACCCCGGCCAAGCTCGGCATCGTCTATTCGCTGTTCGACACCCGCCTGCTGGTCGATCTGGTCGGGCCGGCACGGGCCAAGCGCATCCTCTTCACCGGCGCGCTGCACGATGCCGAGGCGGCCCTTGCCATCGACCTGATCGACGAGATCGCGACCGATCCTCTGGCTGCTGCCGACGCACTGGCGCGCGAGATTGCCGGCAATGCCCAGCATAGCGTGCGCGCATCCAAGGCGATGGTCCGCCGCATCCTCGACGGTCAGGCGGATGACGACATGGTGACGCTGGAAATGTTCCGCGACGCCTTCACCTATCCCGACTTTGCCGAAGGCGTCGCGGCGTTCCGCGAGAAGCGGAAACCGCGTTTCTGATCCAGGTTAGGCAGTTTCCCGCTCGGCCCGCCGCAACCGTTACGCTCTCTTAACCATCGACATTTACCGGAAAATGCAGGATGGCGCTCCTGCATGACGCGACGTCATGCCGTCATGCTGCACAAAGGATCGGTCGCACTTCGTGGGTGAGAATTTCGCCTTCTTCCTGTCCATCATGATGGCCAGCTTCGGCGTCGCCTTCCTCATCGTCTGGGGCTGGGGCGCGCGGGAAGCCGGCTGGTGGAGCGGCGCCTTCTTCAACGTCGCCATGGGCTTTGCCGTGCCGGTCGCGTTCGACTTCCTGCCGACGGACTTGTGGGGCATCGTCGCCGACATCGCCTTTGCCACCGGCTTCCTGCTGTTCAGCCAGGCGCTGCTGACGCGCTGGCGCCCCAATTGGGTGCTGGGGCTGCGCATCGCCATCTGGGCGATATCGATCCTGATCTGCAGCTTTGCGGTGATGCGGGACATCGTCCCGCTGGAACTGGTGTCGTCCGACTTCGGCTGCTTCCTGCTGATTTCCATCCCGCTGATCGCCGGACGCGGCCAGTT
Encoded here:
- a CDS encoding enoyl-CoA hydratase/isomerase family protein — encoded protein: MSLRLERDGTVARLLIDRADRRNAMTQAMWEAMPHLVADAMADADIRVLILASATPGLFCAGADINEFAACSGDGDWRAANQAAIRASQYALAHAEKPVIAAIDGDCVGGGCGLAIACDLRIAAPTARLGITPAKLGIVYSLFDTRLLVDLVGPARAKRILFTGALHDAEAALAIDLIDEIATDPLAAADALAREIAGNAQHSVRASKAMVRRILDGQADDDMVTLEMFRDAFTYPDFAEGVAAFREKRKPRF